From the Pseudarthrobacter sp. MM222 genome, one window contains:
- a CDS encoding multicopper oxidase family protein, whose translation MATTRRNVLKLGMMGGSVALMGAGGGSALAGVPLAGDAGTLTPSKLAPKNTPVPYTESFRRPPELIPYETGIDPDGQPFAKYSLSQKIGQAQIAPGLSTTLAGYNGIFPGPSIQVPQGTRTEVRISNRLPTTGLLYADPSNTVTHLHGSASLPQYDGYANDRTAPSKVKNYHYPNWQAARTLWYHDHNHMLTAQGVYSGLAAYYSITNEPEQAQLPQGEFDVPILVSDLMLNADGSLGYNDNGHSGLWGDIVLVNGVPWPTMKVKPRIYRFRFLVGSITRSYRFSLSNGDPFYVVGTDAGMTPKVQAVPSWRQGTAERYEVLIDFRKYKPGQSVELRNLSNKNNVNFANTGKVMKFQVVADSPSLDPKSRSISSIPTTLDPGEHPTKASGGLDPMSLTPEMAVAKRILRVQRKNGEWTINGETWDDVEKSNFTRCFANPQKNQVEQWTIVNESGGWFHPVHIHLIDGKILGRNTNNGQPFAWEGGPKDVFYAGENESVTVLMQFDTGKHEGGRYMVHCHNLVHEDHDMMVQFAVGDLKNNDPINADMPVAEEWPEARFSSYYKPAYPAGT comes from the coding sequence GTGGCAACTACGCGAAGGAATGTACTGAAGCTGGGCATGATGGGCGGTTCGGTCGCCCTAATGGGCGCAGGTGGGGGCAGCGCCCTGGCCGGGGTGCCGCTGGCCGGGGACGCCGGGACGCTCACCCCCAGCAAGCTGGCCCCAAAGAATACGCCGGTTCCGTACACGGAGTCCTTCCGCCGCCCGCCGGAACTGATCCCCTACGAGACGGGCATCGATCCGGACGGGCAGCCATTCGCGAAGTATTCGCTGTCCCAAAAGATCGGGCAGGCGCAGATCGCCCCGGGACTGTCCACCACCCTGGCCGGGTACAACGGAATCTTCCCGGGCCCGTCCATCCAGGTTCCGCAGGGCACCCGCACCGAGGTGAGGATCAGTAATCGTTTGCCGACCACCGGCCTGCTGTACGCAGACCCCTCCAACACGGTCACGCACCTGCACGGCTCGGCGTCACTGCCGCAGTACGACGGATACGCCAACGACCGGACGGCGCCCTCGAAAGTGAAAAACTACCACTACCCCAACTGGCAGGCAGCCCGGACGCTCTGGTACCACGACCACAACCACATGCTGACCGCCCAAGGCGTGTATTCGGGGCTTGCGGCGTACTACTCCATCACAAACGAACCTGAGCAGGCGCAGCTCCCACAGGGCGAATTCGACGTCCCGATCCTGGTCTCGGATCTCATGTTGAACGCCGACGGGTCGCTTGGCTACAACGACAACGGCCATTCAGGGCTGTGGGGCGACATCGTTCTGGTGAACGGCGTGCCGTGGCCCACCATGAAGGTTAAGCCCCGGATCTACCGGTTCCGGTTCCTGGTCGGCTCGATCACGCGGTCGTACCGCTTCTCGTTGTCCAACGGGGACCCCTTCTACGTGGTGGGCACGGACGCCGGCATGACGCCCAAGGTCCAGGCCGTGCCGTCGTGGCGCCAAGGCACCGCGGAGCGCTACGAGGTCCTGATCGATTTCCGGAAGTACAAGCCGGGGCAGTCCGTGGAGCTGCGGAATCTGAGCAACAAGAACAATGTGAACTTCGCCAACACCGGCAAGGTCATGAAGTTCCAGGTGGTAGCCGATTCCCCGTCCCTGGACCCCAAGTCGCGCTCGATTAGCTCAATCCCCACGACACTGGATCCGGGTGAACACCCCACGAAAGCCAGCGGCGGCCTGGACCCAATGTCCCTCACCCCCGAGATGGCGGTGGCCAAAAGGATCCTGCGCGTGCAGCGGAAGAACGGGGAATGGACTATCAACGGCGAAACCTGGGACGACGTGGAAAAGTCCAACTTCACCCGGTGCTTCGCCAACCCGCAGAAGAACCAAGTGGAGCAGTGGACCATCGTCAACGAGTCGGGAGGATGGTTCCACCCGGTGCACATCCACCTCATTGATGGAAAGATCCTCGGCCGCAACACCAACAACGGACAGCCGTTCGCCTGGGAAGGCGGCCCGAAGGATGTGTTTTACGCAGGCGAGAACGAATCGGTCACGGTCCTGATGCAATTCGACACCGGAAAACACGAGGGCGGCCGCTACATGGTCCACTGCCACAACCTCGTGCATGAGGACCACGACATGATGGTCCAGTTCGCCGTCGGAGACCTGAAGAACAACGACCCCATTAATGCCGACATGCCGGTGGCGGAAGAGTGGCCGGAGGCGAGATTCTCCTCCTACTACAAGCCGGCCTACCCAGCAGGAACCTGA